Part of the Vigna radiata var. radiata cultivar VC1973A unplaced genomic scaffold, Vradiata_ver6 scaffold_86, whole genome shotgun sequence genome is shown below.
ATGCATAGCAGAATCTGCAGCAAAAAATAGTCCATCAGATGGTGTAGACTTAATATATCTAAGCATATGTTGGATAACTTTATAATGATGAGTAGTAGGTGATTTCATGAATTGGCTAAGAAGATTAATTGAAAAACACAAGTCTGGTCTAGTATTTGTGAGGTATAACAACTTCCTTATCATTCTTCTGTATGGACCTGGGTCATCCAGGTAGTCATCTGTTCTGTATAGAGGGTTGGTGTCTCTTAGGAAAGGAGTGGAAGAAGGCTTGCACCCCTGCATTCCTGTTTCCTCAAGTATGTCTAAAGCATACTTTCTCTGACATAAATGTATACCCTTTTTGGACCTGGCAACTTCCAATCCCAAAAAGTATTTGAGCTCTCCGAGATTCTTGATTCGAAATTTCTTATGTAAAAGTCCCTTTATACAGTTTATTTCCTCCATAGAGTTTCCTGCTAATAcaatatcatccacatatactAATAAAGCAGTAAAGCTTGTGCTTGTTCTTTTAATGAACAATGAATGGTCAGATTTTGACTGATTATATTTAACAGAAAGTAGATAAGAAGATAGTTTTTCAAACCATTGTCTACTGGCTTGTTTTAAGCCATATAAAGACTTGGTCAGTTTGCAAACCTGTCCTTCTTTGTGGACAATCAGACCTGGAGGTGGTTGCATATACACCTCTTCATTAAGTTCCCCATGTAGAAAAGCGTTATCAACATCA
Proteins encoded:
- the LOC106754209 gene encoding uncharacterized protein LOC106754209 encodes the protein MAALKGTKPNLWQKLTTVKLLISLATSNKWFLHQLDVDNAFLHGELNEEVYMQPPPGLIVHKEGQSKSDHSLFIKRTSTSFTALLVYVDDIVLAGNSMEEINCIKGLLHKKFRIKNLGELKYFLGLEVARSKKGIHLCQRKYALDILEETGMQGCKPSSTPFLRDTNPLYRTDDYLDDPGPYRRMIRKLLYLTNTRPDLCFSINLLSQFMKSPTTHHYKVIQHMLRYIKSTPSDGLFFAADSAMHLKAFSDSDWATCPSTRRSTTGFCVFLGSSLISWKSKKQGTISRSSTEAEYRALAATVCEIQWLRYLLQDLQIEESGVPVLYCDNKSTRHIAHNQSFHERTKHIELDCHVVREKIQVGLLYLLSV